The DNA window AAGGATGAGCTGGAAAATTCCAAAGATATACCCAGGGATGAAAAAAAGAAGGTTTATGATATTTTTGAGAAGATAAAAAAATATGTTGATGACCGTTTTAAGGCAGACTCAGCAAAGACCCTTTTAATATATGCTGACAGTAATAATCTGTGGGAAGTACTGAGTTTGCCCATTGTTATGCGGTCCAAAATAATTGTGGACCCAAAGCCACATACCCAAAACTTAAGGTCCATGGTGCAGAGTTTTAACAAGTATGCAATTTTACTTATGGACAGAGAAAAAGCACAGATATATCTGCTGTACCTGGGTCAGATAAAGGAATACCTGGCTGCTTTTATAAATGATGTTCCCTCCAAGGTTAATTTCAGGAGTGAGGCCGCATTCAGGGAGAAAAAAATATTGGGCAAAATTGAAGAGAAACTGCATCACTTCTTTAAGATCATAAATGATAAAACACTAGAGTTATTTAATGAAGAAAAATTTGATTATCTTATTTTAGCCGGAAGGAAAGAGATATTATCTAACTTTTCAAATTACCTGCACAATTATCTGGAATCCAAGATGATTGGCCAGATTGAAGCCCAGCCGGATACCGAGGTATGGCAGATAAGAGAAAAGGCGCAAGAACTGATTGACCAGTATGAACAAAAGACCAGGGATGATCTGGTGCACAACCTGTTTGAAGAATACAATCCTAATGGTTGGGCAGTGATAGGGGTAAAGGCTACTATAAAAGCCCTGCTTATAGAGCAAATCAGGACCTTAATTTATGATAGAAATCTGATTCAGGAAGGTTATGTTTGTGATTCATGCCAGTATATAACTATTGATAAACAGGACCAATGTCCTTACTGCGACGGTAACCTGGTCTACTATAATGATATAATTGATGAGATAGTTGAGGATGCTTTAGCTCAGGGTTGTGAGGTAGTTGATGTGGAAGACAACAGCAGGCTTCAGCAAGCAGGAGGTATTGCTGCAATATTGCGGTACAAACTTTAATCAGTTTTCTAAAAGCGGGTGATTTCTGTTATTGGTCGAGAAATAGCTCAGTTTAAACGCATAGGCATTTAAACAACGATTCCCATATCAGTCTTTTAGGGATAGTTTGATGCCTAGTTCTTATATACTAACCACAAATCACTGAAATAATAAAAGGCCTTTTTTGCTGTATTTTTTACTATGTTTATATTATAATCAATAACAACGTGCAACAATGCTAAGAAACAAACAAGATAATGCAATAGGAGGAAACAATGAATTATGACAAAGATTGGGCCAAGGTAGATGTAAACAGCATTCCTGATATAAAAGTTCCCCCGCCAGGACCCAAATCAAAAGCTCTACACGACAGGGCAGAAAAATATATGAAAGGCTACTCTTCTCAGGTTAGGCTTTTTCCAGTAGCCTTTGAGAGCGGCCATGGGGTCACCATGACCGATGTTGACGGCAATACTTTCATAGACTTCTCTTCAGGAATCTATGTTACCAATTTGGGACATTGCCATCCCAAAGTAGTGGAGTATATTCAGAAGCATACTGCACAACTCATGAACTGCCATGACTATACTACTGAAATAAAGACCAAGTTTCTGGAAAAACTGGCATCAGTTACCCCCGGCAATCTTAATGGGGTTCAGATGTATTGTGCAGGTACGGAAGCAGTAGAAGCAGCCATGAGAGCAGCAAGAGCTTATACTAACAAATATGAATTCTTCAGCTTCTATGGTGACTTCCATGGTAAGACCATGAGTGCGGTATCACTTACTGAAGTGGCTAATTATACCTCAGGTCCCAGGGCAGTAGGCCATCATATGGCGCCCAATGGGCATTGTTACCATTGCCATTACCAGAAAAAATACCCGGAATGTGGATTGTTCTGTGTGGATGCACTTGAAAAACAGATTCGCATGGAAGGTACAGATAATGTAGCGGGAGTAGTTATGGAGCCCATACAGGGCTGGGGTGGATCAGTAGTTTATCCTGATGAGTATTTACCTAAGATAAGGGAAATGTGTGACAAATTGGGTATCTTTCTTATAGTTGACGAGGTATTGACCTGCTGTGCCCGTA is part of the Actinomycetes bacterium genome and encodes:
- a CDS encoding aspartate aminotransferase family protein; translated protein: MNYDKDWAKVDVNSIPDIKVPPPGPKSKALHDRAEKYMKGYSSQVRLFPVAFESGHGVTMTDVDGNTFIDFSSGIYVTNLGHCHPKVVEYIQKHTAQLMNCHDYTTEIKTKFLEKLASVTPGNLNGVQMYCAGTEAVEAAMRAARAYTNKYEFFSFYGDFHGKTMSAVSLTEVANYTSGPRAVGHHMAPNGHCYHCHYQKKYPECGLFCVDALEKQIRMEGTDNVAGVVMEPIQGWGGSVVYPDEYLPKIREMCDKLGIFLIVDEVLTCCARTGKMFCVDHYDVVPDIIVLGKGLANGFPCTGFAIREDYADVLEKISASTSYGGNPMAAAAGLASLEVIEEENIVERSEKLGKFIMDRLVQIRDSHKIIGEVRGKGCLLGMEAVKDKQSREPFDEAGRKIYQKAFAKGLAWIPAGHNLRMSPPLIMEEDVAEKALDIIDQSISEVEKEYGY